TCAACGGCCAGGACTCGGAGCTTGAAGTTCGTGGTGACGAGCGGGTTGTGGACCTGCTCCGCGAACGCCTCGGCCTGACCGGGACCAAGGAAGGCTGCGGCACCGGCGAATGCGGAGCCTGCGCCGTGCTCGTGAACGGCCGGGCGCGTCTGTCCTGCCTGATGCTCGCGGCCCAGCTCGACGGCCAGGAGCTGACCACCATCGAAGGTCTGGGCAGCCCTGAAGCGCCCCATCCCCTGCAGCGCGCCTTTGTCGAACACGGCGCCGTGCAGTGCGGCTTTTGCACACCGGGCATGATCGTGGCCGCCACGGATCTTCTGGCCCGCAACCCCCACCCTGGTCGCGAGGACATCCGCGAGGCCCTGTCCGGCAATCTGTGCCGGTGCACCGGCTATACACGCATCCTCGACGCCGTGACCAAGGTGGACTCATGAGCGTTCAGATCCCCATATCCCTGGACGAACTCTGGCCACTGCTGCGCGATCCGGACACACAGGTCATGGCCGGCGGCACGGATCTTTTGGTCAAGCGCCGCGCGGGCCTCATGTCCGGCCCCATCCGTTGCCTGGAACGCATTCCGGAACTACGCGGCATCATTAGCGACGAAAACGGCCTGCGCATCGGCGCGGCCACGACCCTGACCGAAATCCTCGAATCCGCCGCCGTGACCGCCCACTGGCCCGTGCTGACCCAGGCCGTCCGCGTGCTGGGTTCGCCGCTCATCCGGCATCAGGCGACCCTGGGCGGAAACATCATCACCGCCTCCCCGGCCGGAGACACCCTGCCCGCCCTGCATGTTCTGGAGGCGGCCGTGGAGCTGGCCTCGAAAGATGGCGTCCGGACCATGCCCGTGGCGGAGTTCATCACCGGTCCCGGACAAACCCGCCTTGAACACGGAGAAATCCTTGCGGCCGTGCGCATCCCCTGGCCCGAGCCGGGCACGATCCAGCATTTTGAAAAGGTCGGCAAACGCCACGCCCTGGCTATCAGCGTGGCCAGTCTGGCCGCCATGCTGCATCTGGATCGTGGCCGCATCCAGACAATCCGACTGGCCCTGGGCAGCCTCGGCCCCACGGTGCTGCGCTGCGACGCGGCCGAAAAGTGGCTGGCCGGCCGCAAGCTGGACGCCGACACCCTGCTCCAGGCGGCGGACCTTGTCCGCGCTAGCGTCCACCCCATCGCCGACGTCCGGGCCACGGCCGAATACCGCCGACAGGTGGCGGGCAACCTGCTGCTGCGGTTGGAAATTTATTCATGATCGCCAGCCAGCCTCATCCGCTTTTGAAAGCCCCCGACCGGAAACGTGCCGACCGTGTTCCCGAAAAATTGGCAGGAGTAGCACGATGAGTTTGTCACCAGAAAACACGGCGAACGGGCGCCACCCCATCCATCTACGCCTTCACGCCGACGCGGCCTGGATTCCCCTGGCCCAGGGCATGGCCGGGCAGGCCGGGGCCGTGTTTGGCCTGGATCGCGGCAAAATCCTGCGCCTGACCATGGCCGCCGAGGAAATCCTGGCCTATCTGGCCGCCCAGGCCCCGGATGAAATTCTGGAAATAACCTGCACGCCGGGGGCAAGCCATGTGGCCCTGGAATTCGCCTTCACGGCTGCCGACGCGGACCTGTGGGCCATGAATATCACCGCCGGCGGCGTGTCCGACACCGAGGACGACATGCGCGCCATGGGCCTCATGCTGGCGGCGCGCATGAGCGACGGGTTCGAAATCCGGCGCGAGGGTGGGCGCGTTGTGCTGGGCCTGCGCATGAACCGCCCCTACCCGGAAATCAAGCGCGGTCCGATCACGCCCGTTCCGATGCGTGGCACACCCGTCGCCAAGCCGGCCGAAGATCCGGCCCGGATCAGCGAGGCCTGCCGACTGGCTCTGAGCCTGTATCCCACGGGTCTTGTCCCGGCCGAATTCGCCACGCCGGGCATGATCGTGGACCAAATCCGCGCCGGAGACCTGGGCGCGGCCCTGGCCGAGGACGACGGCGGATCGGTACGCGGTTTTCTGATCTGGAAACAGACTTCGGCCGCGAGCGCGACCTTTTGCGGCCCCTATGTCTTTGCGCCGGACGCCGGGCAAAGCGCCCGCGTCCTGACCGACCATCTCGTCAACCATGTCGCCCGCACCGCCGTGACCGGACTGCTGAGCGAGCTGGCGACTTCGGACCTGCCCCGCGAGGACTTCGAGCTTCTGGGCGAGCTGCCCCTGCTGGACGCCGACGGCCGGCGAGCCCCCCTGCCCCTCTGGTATCGCGGCCTGCGCGAGGACAACGGCCTGACGATCCTGGCCCATCGCGATCTGGAGCCCTTTCTGGAAGACGCCTATGCGCGGCTGTTTCTGGTGCGCGACATCCGCCCTGCCCAGGATCAGGGCGCGGGCCTGGGGCCCCATTCGGTCCTGGCCGCCCGGTTGCGACCGGCCGCCAGCCAGGCCCTGCTCACGCCCATGCTCGCCGGCGCGGACATAGGCACAAACCTGAAACGCCACGTGGATCTGCTTCTGGGTGAAGGCTACCGCAACATTCTCCTGCACCTGGATCTGTCCGTGGGCTGGCAGGCCGCCCTTCCGCCCATTCTGGCCGGGGCCGGATTTCAGCCGGTCGTGGTTTTGCCCTTTGCCGGTCGTGCC
The sequence above is a segment of the Deltaproteobacteria bacterium genome. Coding sequences within it:
- a CDS encoding xanthine dehydrogenase family protein subunit M, giving the protein MSVQIPISLDELWPLLRDPDTQVMAGGTDLLVKRRAGLMSGPIRCLERIPELRGIISDENGLRIGAATTLTEILESAAVTAHWPVLTQAVRVLGSPLIRHQATLGGNIITASPAGDTLPALHVLEAAVELASKDGVRTMPVAEFITGPGQTRLEHGEILAAVRIPWPEPGTIQHFEKVGKRHALAISVASLAAMLHLDRGRIQTIRLALGSLGPTVLRCDAAEKWLAGRKLDADTLLQAADLVRASVHPIADVRATAEYRRQVAGNLLLRLEIYS
- a CDS encoding (2Fe-2S)-binding protein, with amino-acid sequence MIIHFRLNGQDSELEVRGDERVVDLLRERLGLTGTKEGCGTGECGACAVLVNGRARLSCLMLAAQLDGQELTTIEGLGSPEAPHPLQRAFVEHGAVQCGFCTPGMIVAATDLLARNPHPGREDIREALSGNLCRCTGYTRILDAVTKVDS